One genomic region from Phocoena sinus isolate mPhoSin1 chromosome 3, mPhoSin1.pri, whole genome shotgun sequence encodes:
- the SELENOP gene encoding selenoprotein P gives MWRGLGLALALCLLPTGGTESQGQSSFCKQPPAWSIKDQDPMLNSYGSVTVVALLQASUYLCILQASRLEDLRVKLEKEGYSNISYVVVNHQGISSRLNYVHLKNKVSEHIPVYQQEENQTDVWTLLNGKKDDFLIYDRCGRLVYHLGLPYSFLTFSYVEDSIKTVYCESKCGNCSLKTLEDEDFCKNVSLATAEKTTEAPQPHHHHHHHHHHHHLENSHLSEYPKPEAPDNPEHAPPSGLHRHHRHRGHQRQGHSENUDALQLSLPQKKLURSGCINQLLUKFPKDSESALSSUCUHCRHLIFEKTGSAVTUQCKENLPSLCSUQGLLAEEHVTESUQURLPPAACHASQQLKPTEASTKUSUEKKAEMUKUPSN, from the exons ATGTGGAGAGGCCTGGGGCTGGCCCTGGCTCTTTGTCTCCTCCCCACGGGAGGAACAGAGAGCCAGGGGCAGAGCTCCTTTTGTAAGCAACCTCCAGCCTGGAGCATAAAGGATCAAGACCCCATGCTGAACTCCTATGGTTCAGTGACGGTGGTTGCTCTTCTTCAAGCCAGCTGATACCTGTGCATACTGCAGGCATCTAG atTGGAAGACCTGCGAgtaaaactggagaaagaagGATATTCGAACATCTCTTATGTTGTTGTTAATCATCAAGGAATCTCTTCTCGATTAAACTATGTGCATCTTAAAAATAAGGTTTCAGAACATATTCCTGTTTACCAAcaagaagaaaaccaaacagaTGTCTGGACTCtcttaaatggaaagaaagatgACTTCCTCATATATGACAG atgtggCCGCCTTGTATATCATCTTGGTTTGCCTTATTCCTTCCTAACTTTCTCATATGTAGAAGACTCCATTAAGACCGTTTACTGTGAAAGTAAATGTGGAAACTGCTCTCTCAAG ACACTGGAAGATGAAGACTTCTGTAAAAATGTATCTTTGGCTACTGCAGAAAAAACAACCGAGGCTCCACAgccccatcaccatcaccatcaccatcaccatcatcaccatcttgAGAACAGTCATCTTTCAGAGTATCCAAAACCAGAAGCACCAGATAACCCTGAGCATGCCCCTCCTTCAGGTCTTCATCGCCACCATAGGCACAGGGGTCACCAAAGACAGGGTCACTCAGAGAACTGAGATGCATTACAACTTTCTCTTCCACAAAAGAAGCTCTGACGAAGTGGATGCATAAATCAGTTActctgaaaatttcccaaagatTCAGAATCAGCTCTGAGTAGCTGATGCTGACACTGCCGAcatttgatatttgaaaaaacaGGGTCTGCAGTCACCTGACAGTGTAAAGAAAACCTCCCCTCTTTGTGTAGCTGACAGGGCCTTCTGGCGGAGGAGCACGTCACTGAATCTTGACAGTGACGTTTGCCTCCAGCTGCCTGCCACGCAAGTCAGCAGCTCAAGCCTACAGAAGCCAGCACCAAATGAAGCtgagaaaagaaggcagaaatgtGAAAATGACCTTCAAATTAA
- the CCDC152 gene encoding coiled-coil domain-containing protein 152 — translation MNQSSEGCMKKISNVNIDKLINDFSQIEKRMIENSGKNNILDMQLEKANCLLKVMQTKEVAIKEECATLHNMIKGLQQTIEYQHNLKGENEQLKRNADLMKEKLKTHEQEYKNSIAKLMSEMKIKEEGHKTEITKLYQDMQKKVELSEEKNKELIEKKEVEISELNAKLRTQEKEKQSEIIKLQLEFDAKLARVQTKSKSYPDSTVLPHSIYRRKLQHLQEEKNKEIAVLRNTIHDLEQRLSVSKDSQFKLAGKDSNFKRRRF, via the exons ATGAATCAAAGCAGTGAAGGATGTATGAAAAAGATTAGCAATGTGAATATTGACAAACTTATAAATGACTTCTCACAGATAGAAAAG AGGATGATCGAAAACAGTGGAAAGAACAATATACTGGATATGCAGTTGGAAAAAGCTAACTGTTTATTGAAAGTAATGCAAACAAAGGAGGTCGCAATTAAAGAAG AATGTGCTACTCTTCATAATATGATAAAAGGGCTACAACAGACCATTGAATATCAACATAATTTGAAAg GTGAAAACGAACAACTAAAAAGAAATGCTGATCTtatgaaagaaaagttaaaaactcATGAACAG GAATATAAGAATAGTATTGCCAAACTCATGagtgaaatgaaaatcaaagaggaGGGACATAAGACAGAAATAACAAAACTTTATCAAGATATGCAGAAAAaag TTGAATTaagtgaagaaaagaataaagaactgaTAGAGAAAAAGGAGGTGGAAATCTCAGAGTTAAATGCAAAGTTAAGaactcaagaaaaggaaaaacaaagtgaaataatCAAACTACAGCTAGAG TTTGATGCCAAACTAGCAAGAGTTCAAACTAAATCAAAATCATATCCAGATTCTACTGTTTTGCCACACAGTATCTACAGAAGG AAGCTTCAGCatcttcaagaagaaaaaaacaaggagaTTGCAGTTCTTCGTAATACCATTCACGATTTAGAGCAACGCCTCTCTGTTAGCAAAGATTCTCAATTTAAACTTGCTGGCAAAGATTCTAACTTTAAGCGTAGACGGTTTTGA